In the genome of Noviherbaspirillum saxi, the window TTGTCGCTCTTGGCGATATCGAGAACTTCCTGGCTGATGCGCTTTACGAGCGCATCAGGCGCTTCCTGAGCGGATGCGGTCGGTACAAATGCCAGCGCGCCGACGGCGAGACTGGCAAGGGCAAATAATTTCTTGAGCAGTTTCATAAGATCCTGAATGAGATGAACAGCGCTGCAAGGGCAGCGCGTATTGAAAAACGCGTGACGGTGCCGATTGGTCTACCGCCGGGGAAATTATTGTTTTGCTTCCGTGACCAGGGTAGTTGCCACCGTATCATTTTGTTCCAGTTTGACAACCGGCTTTTCGGCTGGTTCCGGCATGGCGGCACCCTTGTCGTTGATCGCCGGCAAGTCCTCGGCAGCGGTCGGACCAACATCGTGTTCATAGGTGGACGATGGCACCTCGCCATCGAACACCTTGCTCTGGCGACGCTGCATATAGGCGTCCCTTATGAAGACATAGCGATCCAGCGCCGCTTCTTCAACCAGATTGGAGGCGTCGAGCACGCTGGACCGCAAGTCGATAACCCGAATGGTGGATCCAACATTGCGCACATGCACCGGGGCTTTGTAATGCCAAGGGTCACCCTTGAAGTCGAGCGGAGTTGCAAAAGTGTCACGCACGGTAGATGAACCGAGGATAGGCAGTACCAGGTATGGGCCGGATGCAACGCCCCATTTGCCTAATGTTTGCCCAAAGTCTTCCTTGTGCTTGACCAGGCCTGCTTCGCTACCGATATCAAGCACGCCGCCGAAACCCATTGTCGTGTTGACCGCCACGCGCATCACGTCGGACAAGCCATCGGCAATTTTGCCTTGGAGGAAATTGTTAACACCAGTCCATACATCGCCAAGATTGCCAAAAAAATTGTTGATGCCGATTTGCACGAATTGTGGCAACAGCGTGCTATACACTTCGGCCGCCGGCTTTATTGCGGCTTGATCGACAGTATCGTTAAACGTGAACATTGCCCGATTGAAGTCTTCAAACGGATCCTTGGGATTGGTTGTCGCACAACCAGTAAGCAGCAACGCCGCAGCAAGTATACTGATTTTTATTTTCAGGGCGGACCTCATTACTTGTCGCCATCCTTTCCTTCTGCAGCTTTGCTGTAAAGAAACTGACTGATCAGATTTTCCAGTACGACTGCAGATTGTGTCATTTTGATACGATCGCCGGCAGCCAGATTATTGGTGTCGCCGCCGGCCTCAAGGCCGATATATTGTTCACCCAGTAATCCGGCGGTCAGAATCTTCGCCGAGGTGTCCTTGGGAAATTTGTAAGTGTTTTCCAGGTCAAGGGTGACAATCGCCTGAAAACTTTTGTCATCAAAGCGGATGTCGGCCACGCGACCGACCACGACGCCGGCACTCTTAACCGGCGCGCGCGGCTTGAGGCCACCGATATTGTCGAACTTCGTGGTGACGGCATAGGTCTGCGCAAACGAAAGCGAACTCATGTTTCCGGCTTTGAGAGCCAGAAATACCAGTGCCGCTGCGCCTAACAAGACGAACATGCCGACCCACAGGTCTAATGATTTACGTTGCATGAAGCTTACTCTAACTATATGTCGTGAAACCTGTAGCGGGGTTTCATACCGTGAAAGGTTATATATTTACTAGGTGACCACCGGATGACGATGGTTCCTTCTGCAGCAACTGTTCAATTGAACATGAGGGCCGTCAACAGAAAGTCCAGCCACAAGACTGTCAGTGATGCGATGACGACTGTGCGTGTTGTCGCTCGGGCAACGCCTTCCGGTGTCGGTTGCGCTTCGTAACCCTGGAACAATGCTATGAACGTTACCGCAAATCCGAACACCACGCTTTTGATCACACCGTTGGCGATGTCTTTCCATACATCGACGCCGGCCTGCATCTGCGACCAGAATGCGCCTTCATCGACGCCGATCAACTGAACGCCGACGATGTAGCCGCCGAGGATGCCGACCGCACTGAAAATCGCGGCCAATACCGGCATGGCGATCACACCTGCCCAAAAACGCGGCGCGATCACCCGCTGCATGGGATTGACCGCCATCATTTCCATCGCCGACAATTGCTCGCCAGCCTTCATCAAACCGATTTCCGCCGTCAGCGAAGTCCCTGCGCGCCCGGCAAACAACAAGGCGGTGACCACGGGACCGAGTTCGCGTGTCAGCGACAGGGCTACCAGCAAGCCCAGGGCCTGCTCGGAGCCGTAGCGATTCAAAGTGTAATACCCTTGCAGCCCAAGCACAAAGCCGACGAACAGGCCCGACACGGCAATAATCACCAGCGAATAATTGCCAATGAAATGAATCTGGTCGGTGACCAGCCGAGGTCGCCGCAGCATGCCGCCGGACGCGCCAAGCACGGCAAGAAATGAGCGTGCAGCAAAGCCAACATTGCTGACCGATTCACGCACCCGGCGCCCGAGCCCCGCAATCAGGTCGACTATCATTGCGGCTGCCCCAGCTGCAAATCCTCTGCGAGCGAACGGCCTGCATAATGGAATGGCACCGGACCATCGGCTTCCGCATGCACGAACTGCTTTACGTAGAGATCGTCCGAAGCCTGCATCTGCGCCGGCGTCCCGTGTGCAACGATTTTCCCTTGCGACAGAAAATACACATAGTCGGCAATGAGGAAGGTTTCATGCACATCATGCGACACGACGATCGAAGTCGAGCCCAGTGCATTATTTAACCGCCGAATCAGGTTCGCCGTCACTCCCATGGAAATGGGATCGAGGCCGGCAAATGGTTCGTCGTACATGATCAATTGCGGATCCAGCGCGACGGCACGCGCCAGTGCGACCCGGCGCGCCATGCCGCCGGATATTTCCGATGGCTTCAACTGCGCCGCGTTGCGCAATCCGACTGCATGCAATTTCATCAGTACCAGGTCGCGGATCAGCTCTTCCGGCAGGCGCGTATGCTCGCGCAGCGGGAAAGCGACATTTTCAAATACCGAGAGATCGGTAAACAGCGCACCATGCTGAAACAACATGCCCATCTTGCGCCGCAATGCATAAAGCGCATCGGTCTTGCGTGGATTGACAGCTTCGCCGTCAACGGTAACAGTACCCCGTTGCTGGGCAATTTGCCCACCGATCAGGCGCAGGATCGTGGTTTTCCCGGAGCCGGAGCCGCCCATGACCGCGACGACCTTCCCGCGCGGGAAATCCATCTGGAGTCCCGACAGGATAGGACGGGGGCCATAGGAGAAATGCAGGTCACGGATTTCGACAAGGTTAGGCACAACACGAACTTTTTACGCAAAGACGAGATTGTAGTGCAGAAAGTGCAATCGCACTTTTGAACTAACCCAAGAGTCAGATAAAAAGCCAC includes:
- a CDS encoding VacJ family lipoprotein; the protein is MRSALKIKISILAAALLLTGCATTNPKDPFEDFNRAMFTFNDTVDQAAIKPAAEVYSTLLPQFVQIGINNFFGNLGDVWTGVNNFLQGKIADGLSDVMRVAVNTTMGFGGVLDIGSEAGLVKHKEDFGQTLGKWGVASGPYLVLPILGSSTVRDTFATPLDFKGDPWHYKAPVHVRNVGSTIRVIDLRSSVLDASNLVEEAALDRYVFIRDAYMQRRQSKVFDGEVPSSTYEHDVGPTAAEDLPAINDKGAAMPEPAEKPVVKLEQNDTVATTLVTEAKQ
- the mlaD gene encoding outer membrane lipid asymmetry maintenance protein MlaD, with translation MQRKSLDLWVGMFVLLGAAALVFLALKAGNMSSLSFAQTYAVTTKFDNIGGLKPRAPVKSAGVVVGRVADIRFDDKSFQAIVTLDLENTYKFPKDTSAKILTAGLLGEQYIGLEAGGDTNNLAAGDRIKMTQSAVVLENLISQFLYSKAAEGKDGDK
- the mlaE gene encoding lipid asymmetry maintenance ABC transporter permease subunit MlaE, translated to MIVDLIAGLGRRVRESVSNVGFAARSFLAVLGASGGMLRRPRLVTDQIHFIGNYSLVIIAVSGLFVGFVLGLQGYYTLNRYGSEQALGLLVALSLTRELGPVVTALLFAGRAGTSLTAEIGLMKAGEQLSAMEMMAVNPMQRVIAPRFWAGVIAMPVLAAIFSAVGILGGYIVGVQLIGVDEGAFWSQMQAGVDVWKDIANGVIKSVVFGFAVTFIALFQGYEAQPTPEGVARATTRTVVIASLTVLWLDFLLTALMFN
- a CDS encoding ABC transporter ATP-binding protein → MPNLVEIRDLHFSYGPRPILSGLQMDFPRGKVVAVMGGSGSGKTTILRLIGGQIAQQRGTVTVDGEAVNPRKTDALYALRRKMGMLFQHGALFTDLSVFENVAFPLREHTRLPEELIRDLVLMKLHAVGLRNAAQLKPSEISGGMARRVALARAVALDPQLIMYDEPFAGLDPISMGVTANLIRRLNNALGSTSIVVSHDVHETFLIADYVYFLSQGKIVAHGTPAQMQASDDLYVKQFVHAEADGPVPFHYAGRSLAEDLQLGQPQ